The following DNA comes from Pongo pygmaeus isolate AG05252 chromosome 9, NHGRI_mPonPyg2-v2.0_pri, whole genome shotgun sequence.
agtgagccatgatctcaccattgcactccaacctgggagacagagtgagagcctatctcaaaaaaacaaaacaaaacaataacaaaaaactggCCGTATTCATCCACTCTTCCTTATTGCTCTACTAGTTGTATTCTAATACACAACGAGATAATATACAAGATGAGGAGGGTTAAAAGAgtataatacaattaaaatataaatgactacAGAATTGTATGTTTGCATTACTCCTATCATTGAAAGAACCCATTATGCAATCCATCTGTCATTAAACTTTTGGATTAGGCCTACTGCTTATAGATGGAGTCAGTCTTTTTTAGACTTTGCTGTCAGCAATCTTCATTAAAGGAGGCATTATTGGAttgctttaaataaatttaaaaactacatatCAAAAACTTTGGATATGTTTGTTGTGTGCCATGTTGCcagtaattaaattaaataccAGAAAATACaccattatatatgatatttgaTATACAGTTGGACCTCCATATGATAGGGTTCTGCACCCATATGTTCAACTCACCATGGattaaaaatattcaggaaaaaaatatcgGATGGTTTCATTTGCACTCAACATGTGCAGATTCTTTTTtgcttgtcattattccctaaataatTCAGTGTAACAactacttacatagcatttacattgcgttaagtattttaagtaatctagagataattaaAGTACATTGGAGGATGTGCTTAGGCTACATGCAAATACCTCGCCATCTTATGTAAGGACATCTGAGGATTATTAGCATCCAAGGATTTTGATATCTGTGGGGAGTCCTGGAACCAGTTCCAAGTCGATACTAAAGGAAAGGCTTCATACAAAATTAACATGATCAAAATATAGGTATTTCTGATAATAAGGATATTTTAAtgcacatgtattttaaaaatttctaagaactaaataaatttggaattttattaaaatgcaatGAGGCTTCTGagtattctgtattttctgaagcAAAAAGTGAGTCTTATTTTCTATTCTGATAATGACATGTTCCCAGGTAACTGTGTCTGTAGGATGCCATCGGTGAAATTACTAAAATCTTACagattttcagtctttttatttgtatcattGTCATTCTGTTAAGATCTGTGTTCATCAATAGTTTGTGACTGAGCTAAAGAAAATTTGCTGAGCCTATCAATTTGATAAGCAGTCCAATTTACaactttattaaataatatttctcagTATCCCTATTGATTTTGGTTACATTCAGTAGCCAAAATCAACAGAAATACAGGGGTAAATTTGGTAGCCTTTTAAACAGTTGTATCACATGTTTTTATCAATTATTTTgtgcatttattcttttattcaaacAATTAttgaatatgttatatattaagcATTGTGTGATTTCTTGGAATATATCTGTGTGTAGTACAAACACCATCCTTCTCTTGTAAtttgaaaaccagaaaagaagcCCAATATTACATTGTAAGTTTTACAAAGAAAGGTATAAGCTTTTCTGAGTCTATACAACAAATAACCTAATCTAGTCCAGGAGCTAAAGAAATAATTCCCTGAAGAAATGTTGAAGCTTACACTTGATGAATTGGGACTTAGCAGGTGTctaacagagaaaggaaaattccaGGTCAGGGGGAAGAAACCTGTGCTCTTGCATTATTAGCCCATCAGTTTGGATAAACACactcaggtatttatttaccTGGACTGGCTTAGAGatcaagggaaaagaaaagatataGCATAAAAGGAAAGACATGCACAGTATTCTAAGAAAGaatacttttatttaaagaaaatcaaaacaagtgttacctctacacttttaaaaatggtacagaaaatttttcatagaaatagataaagaaaatcaagTAGTCAGTatgttagcattctcagaagctggTGTTTCTGATACCTTTAGTCAGGTTACTGACCTATCCCTGATTCTGTGTgtccaaaacaaaagaaaggtgtaAGAGTGTAAGGGAAAGAACCTGACAGGCTACAAATGAGAAGATTGTTGGCCACATTAACAAAGCTTATCATGCCACATTCATAATCTGGAAACACCACCATCTGGCCTAGAGGCCTTTCTGTATACTGAGGTAATAGTGGGGAAGAGGTCTTGAGATGACACCAGTAGCTCTCTTTgacacaaaaaagtagaaaaattttctTGGCATTAACCAGTATGTCATTTCTCATGTCCAAGAAACCTTGCAAAATCCAACAGCCCAGTTCCAACACTCTCCAACATCCTCCTCCCAGTAATATCTTCCAAAAGTGAATGGTAGGGCTCGCCATCAAGAAAACACTTAGATTTTCTTGAACTCGGGGCAATGTTGAGATAATCAGAATCAAAGAGCAGTTGTCTCAGATCTTCAAACAAGGGGAATGTACCAAGTGGTTATTTTATTATCCCAGGAAATATGCACTGCAGGAATCAGAAAACAGTCACATGAAAATAGAGTGTTATAAACTTCTAATGGACGTGGGCTTTACATAGTGTCTACGTATGCCAGGTTATCACTGGAAATATGGGTCAAGACAGCGGGCACACTGGAGAAGTTTACTGATGTTCAAGGATTACTCCATATTCATAACAAGCAAATCCTGAAccagaaaaatggggaaaaattacaaattttcttGGAATATATAGAGAACAGAAATTATTGCTAAGCTCAGTTACATTCCCTAGAACATTTAAATTTGTGGAGTTACTAATAATTCAAAGTCAGTAACAAAAGTAGCTTCCCCTTATTCTCAGAAAATTAgtaacaataattaataatagtaataattcttattttaaataaccaCTTTGTCTcagatttatgtatttttcactaAAGAATGCATAGatataataaagtaaaagaaaatacacatatgctttttaaagatttctttgtGAGAGTTCTCTGCCAGAGTATCTCTTGAGAAAGGGATAAATCCAGTAAAATAAGTTACCAGCTTACTTTGTGGCTGTTGTTCATAAGTATTCCTCTAATGTTCTTAATATAAGTAATGATTATACAAAGTATTTTTGTGTAATGTTATATACCACTGTAATGCTCAGTGTCAATAACCACAAACTAGGGCTTGACAAGCTTAGCTGAGGCAGGCATCCTGCTTCCTAAGACCCAGCTTCCCTAAGTGCACCCCATAGCCTTTACATTTGAAGTTGGAATCCACCATCTGCTACATACAAAAGCCACAAATCCTTGAGGATCCACTCTTTTGCTTATTTACACCCTGCTTCCACCTTACACTGTCAGAAATACTTACCCTTCCCCCATAAGTCCTGGCATAATTTGCGGCCATTATGTCAATTTGTTTATacactttgaaaattaaaattgataATGGTAATTTTCTCTATGTGATTTCTCTACAGTTCCTTGAAAATAATAGCCCTGCCTAACAAACAAAACCTTTCTACTGTTTAAGAAGGGGAAGACTAAATATACTATGGAGGAGGGTACATTATCATAATAAATTATGTTCCCACTTCAGTATTAGACTGATTACTGTCACAGTTATCAAACCTTGAATATAGGGACAAACTTACCTTTTAAcacatttccaaaattatttaaggaagaagagagaaagtctTAACATTCATCACAAAATTCATAGTGAAGGCTTAATTTATTAGATTTCTAAGGATGGGTGAGCCCAAAGTTTATAGCAATTGGTATCCAGGAAATGGCCATTGAGGAAATATACTGCATGGATTCCCAAATTTCTAaatatctaaacatatttaaatacaaattcagAAAGCTTCAAATAAACTTCTTTACTGCAGTTTTTCAGCAATTGAATGAATtttagaaggtttttttttttttttttcttgagtggtttctactgtttttgtttgtttgctttttgctccTGGATCAAGAAAAACTGACTTTGTCTCTTTTATTACTAGACAAGCAACTCACTTTTATAGCTTCATGAAAGCATCATTCCAAACACAAcacagaaggcaaagagaatgaGATCATTTATTCCCAGTGGACTCTCTTTTTCTCAGTCCTGATCTGGAGCAGCTCCAGGTCTGGTTTATGGTACATTTCCTTCAGTTTCTTATACATTCCTCCTACGCCTTTCcctcttcatttcattctgtctttactgtctttacttttctttgctttcctatTCCAGTCTCTCCAAGTGACATTCCTCTTCCTCATAAAGCAAATGACAAACTCTCCAATATGCAGCATGGATCATCTTCCTCCATAGATTCACATAACCCTGAAGTAATAATGAAATCGTTGGAACACATAGTCTacttttattcatatgttttatctattgttttatcttaagatatttaGCAATTTGTTGCAATGAATGAACCAAAAATTATGGactggtttctcttttctttcttctttttttttcccttcttttctatgtgtgtatgtatatatgtatatgcaccaGAAGTCAACCTGGCCTCCAATTATTTTCCCTCAAATacctacattttatttaaaactagTAATTTATGATTTGATAATTAATTATCTTATAATACACACAAGCCTCATTATTAAATCTGTTTagtttatttattcttaaatattttacctGTATGCTGATTCTTTATTGTCACAAACAATAGCAAATATTACTTCATAAAATGAGATAAGACATTgctaaaatttttacttttagtactTCAAAAACTACATGCTAACAAGAGCCTGACCCCATTAGCgcaactttcttcttcttttccaaggCTTTGCACTACACGTATAAGTCGACATCCATGCTGTCTTCAGAGACATTATTCAACAGACAATCACCTTCCAATATTACTttcctctctctcattttctttttcttgctttatctttgttattttctctgaGTTTTAAAACCTACCTTATTTACTCCAATTGTcttgaaataaaactaaatagcTACACTGACCCAAGATCTTCACTTGATTTTTGTGCTATCTCTTTTGTCCATAACAAAGCATATTTCTTGACCACATGAGTATGTTCTCTGTACTCATTTGTGAAACTTTCCATCTCTTTTCAAGTCAATGAAATCTTTCATTCCCAACAGTTTACGAAACCATGTTCTTCATCTCACCACCAACATCCTTTCAACTACATTCTTTATCTGACCACGAACTTCCTTTGctaaacacacatatttttattcctattatttCTAGTCCTTTCTTCCATAAAACTCATATAAATAAAGTTggtttcagaaaattattttaaaaaataaaataaaactttctctcctatttttcttCTATCAACTCATATTTACCAGTTTTTCTTTCCTAGCCTGGCCCATTAATGCAGATATTACACAAGGTGTTTTATTTTAACCCGACCCCTCCACTGCCTCCTTGGCACTTTCCTAATTACCCGAAATCTCCAGCTGTGGGGACAACTGGATTCCCTTTCATTACCCTGGATGGAGGCTGGTTTGGGTGGCCTCACAAAACCCCAGCTGCCTTTATATATCTTGGTAGTGATTCAATTGTCTTTCTGGAAAATGCTAATTTCAGTTCACTAATTTTAACCATCCACTTTCTTTTGCAGATACAAAGAGAATGTGCAGGGAGAAAGCAGAGTTTTCTTTAATCCTGGAGCTGTGGATGATGGACAGAGAAGCTGACTGCTTTCTCTCTGCACACTCTCTGAAAAAGCCCCAGTCCCTCTTCCCTGCAGTCCCTGCAGCCCCTCTTTACCCTCCCAAAACCTTTAGTGCTCGTGATTTATCCAGCTCATGTAGGTACTATTTGCAGTAACCAAAATCTCCCACCATTATTAacacaaaaggaaaagaggatAAATCCATTCCCCACCCCTACCCCTCTCAGAGCAAGACAGCCACCCCAAACATCCCTTAATCTCCAGAATTTTCCCACTAGTGATAATGAATAGTTAAGATCAACCCTTTGGGTGCATATTCCTAACCTCATTTCCCAAGTGTAGCTGACtgatttgaaacattttttaaagccaaaaaCTTGCACTTGAATTTGCAGATAATTTGCTGGAGATACCTCGTGGTCCCCAGTACCATATCTGAGAGTAAATCACGCAGTAAAGTAATTAGCCATTGTGAAAGATGGGGGTGGTAGCTGCTTGTTATTAGGGATTCTATAAATTTGAGATCTCTCTctcatatatgcatgtataatgTACTATATATAATAATGGAAGTAAACTACATATTAAGCAATATATAACGCATATATTCATGTAAatgtataatatgcatatatattatacataactAAATACATAGATATATCGATAATGTAGATATATACCTACCTCTGCCTCTccctatttctcattttttttctcactgtgtcatcactctgttgctcaggctgaagttcagtgcgGCTATCTCGatcactgcaaattctgcctcccacgttcaagctattctcatgcctccacctccggagtagctgagaggACAGACATGTGTCaacacaccctgctaatttttgtatctttagtagagaggagatttcaccttgttggccaggctggtctcgaacttcttgcctcaagtgatccgtctgcctaggccccccaaattgctgggattataggtatgagtcaccatgctGGGCTTATAGTACATTCTTGGATGAGGTATTATGGGGCAAGGGCAGGCAGAAAGGCTATTAGGTGGGGGTTCGGGAGGGATATTGCAGGGACCAAGAGGGGTgcttggaggaggagaggattAGGACATACTCCAGAAATTGACCTTCAGGAATAACTtgaggtggccaggcacagtgatggAGCTGGATCCAGTGAGGTGGGGCTGAGGTTCTGCTGGGAAGGAAACAGAGAGGACTGCCCAGAAGCACTTCTCTCAAGGTTGCAGCTGCAGAATATAAGCTCATTGTAGCCCTGGCACTAAGGTTCTTTTAAAAACGCTAGATGTTACTTCATGAACAGTCACATCAAGGTATACTATTTTGGGAAAGACACTTTCTTCCCTCTGCACTCTCcttaaataagaaacaaacaacaacaaaagcgtGCCATATCGATGCCATTTGTATGAAATTAAACTTGAACTTTTATAAGGTAAAGATCGGTCAAGATAGCTTTCCTAGCATCCTGAATCTAGAGCTCTCCTGTTGATTTCATAAGATATTCAATAATAAGACCCTTCACTTTTTGCTCTGTCCTGGTTCTGCTTCTGTCCCCACTTACTTTATAGAGGCCTTCTTTTTTTTGGCCCTATTATGTCAGCCTTGTTTAATATGTAGTTTACTTGCAGTAAATTCTTCTCAATATGGAACTTGATCCTGGAAGAGAATTTGATCTGGTTATCTTAAGAGTTGTAGAAGCCATATggtcccagcctcttttttttttttttatctcatcCTGGATCTTGCTTATTGATGTGTGCAAACTCCCACCCTACTTAGTTTCTGCAGCTGTTTTTTAATTGCCTTGCACACTTTCTAATGATTCCTTGTTGCTGACTTGGGGGTTCTCAAATCCATAACATATTGTGTTCACCCTCTCTGCTTCATCTTGAAAGGATTCTGATTCCTCATGGATATTGCAGGTCTTCCTGATTTGTCTGTGACTATTCATATTGGGGATTTTTTGTAGGGCACATTGTTACCCAGTGTTGTTGTAAATATTGttcatgaattttaattttgttaatctagtttttctctgtttttctttagagCTTTGGAAATAGTCTGAAAGTACACTGCACCTCtctatattttcagaattttaaggtgaaatttttaaaaatgtgtaaacaaAGAATGCCTCTAAACTGGATCTCAGTGTGTTTAGCAGTTTCCATGAGCTGTGTGTAACAGAAGACTGGAACAAAGAATTGTAGAAGTAGCTTCTCCACAGGCATCATGGCTTTCTTCACTTTGAATGATTGGGtatgctgtttcctctgtctgGACATCACTTCCACTTCCAATACTTCCtttttgaattaatatttattttatcaaggacaaattttgatttaatttcctttcagaaacatttttgcattttaaaaattgtactacACTTTCTATCAATTGCCATTGCATTCAACGCTCTCTCATtattatgtacaaatatatagtgtgtatatatatatatatgtatacacacacacacacacacacacacatacacagacacaatccacaacactattttaaaacatttctggtATACTTGGGTCAAATTTGGGACCAAATTCTAGCAAGGTAGTAGGTCTTTATGTGCATTGCAGATAAATATCattaattgcattttaatttatttaatgtaatatatattgtatataatacgCATTACTTAAAGGTTTTCATTGGAattaagtaaaggagaaatatggatgatgaaagaaataaagaagaaaaaaaggtgaCAACCTAACATTTTCTATATCTACTGTGAGTTAGGTACTTCACAAGCATTAAGTCTAACATTTACCTATATCTAATCTcgttgtaatttttttgttttgttttgttttgtgagatggagtcttgctctgtcacttaggctggagtgcactggtgtaatcaaggctcacagcaacttctgcctcccaggttcaagcaattatcctgcctcagcctcttgagtagctgggattacaggcatgtgccactacatctggataatttttgtatttttagtagagatggggtttcaccatgttggccaggctggtcttgaactcctgacctcaagtgatctggctgactcagcctcccaaagtgctgggattataggcatgaggcaccatacctggcctaatCTAACCATAATTTTATTTCCAGTTCATTAATGTACAGATGAGGTAACAGAAAAGCAAAGAGATCATTATTTTAACCAATGATATTTTACTAAAATAGCAAACTCATAAGCTTAGTTTATATTTGTCAGTATTTGTGGTTTTTAAGCCAAATAATACCATCTTTAACTCTTGAGTGTCATGAAGTCAAGAATTGTAACTTTAATCTCTGTATCCCACACAAGGAGGGCAAGTCTTAAAAAGAGTAGGtgctgaataaatttaaaaacacgtTATTTAAAATCACTACTAAAGCCCTAATTGAATTTGTACATCTCACCATCTAGCCTGGGCTATGGGCCTTACTACTAGTTAGTGGCAAATGTGACTTACAGTATCTTCTgaattggaaataaaaagaatcagatCTTTAAAGTTAATTTTGCAAACTTGATGTTAAGAGAAACAAAGAACATAATATGCAAacacattttctaaataaattcaacccattggctgggcgtggtggctcacacctgtaatcccagcactttgggaggccgagaccggtggatcacaaggtcaggagatggaaactaTCGTGGataacatgatgaaacaccgtctctactaaaaatatgaaaaaaattagccgggcgtggtggcaggcgcctgtagtcccgggtactcgggaggctgaggcaggagaatggcgtgaacctgggaggcagagcttgcagtgagctgagatctcgccactgcactccagcctgggcaacagagggagactctgtctcaaaaaaaaaaaaaaaaaaaaaaaaattcaaccaatCACCCGTCTAGAATTCATATAAAAATACCTAAATCTCCAGAATCTCTAAGAAAATGAAAGtgtgatggtaaattttatgtgtcagcttgaacCGGTCTCTGTAAAGTAGGCTTTCCTCCCCAGTATGGGATGTGCATTATCCAACCCATTTAAGGCCTGCATAGAACAAAGGGCAGATGATAGAGGAGTTTGACCCTTTTTTTCCTGTCTCACTACTTAGCTAGTATATCTCATCTTATCTTCCCCTTCCCTTGAATTAGGGTTTACACCATTGGCTGCCCTGCTTCCCAGGCTTTCAGACTCAGATTGAATTACACCTCCGGCTTTCCTAAGTGTCCAGCTTGCAGATTTCAGATCATGGTATTTTTTTGCCTCCACAATTTTGTGAGCCAATTCTTCATAGTAAAATtagtctctttgtctctctcctctctgtatTATTCTATCACTCTCCCTGTCACTTTGTTTCTCTATCTATGTTggtggttctgtttctctgcaggATGATGACCAATACAGtaagaaaaaattacattaatatatgataaaataaatttgttaaaaatcgatatgcattaaaaattaaaagcaaataataatgaaagtaaatagcaattttcttatttttaataatttatttcaaatgtacACATCAGCATAATTTTCACGATTTTAAATTCTGTAAGCATTAGGTCAAAAGTCAGAAGCAAGCCAAGAACAGATTATTCTTATTGCTTAACATTCTTCTGGATATTTTAATCCAACACATTTAGAAATTAGAGGTATAAAAATGGTAAACATTGTCAttattctctgaaacttattaTTTACTTAGAAAAAACGTATAAGTAAAATTTTCCTAAGATATCTAGGACAAAATAAACACTCAATATTCAATggtttttatataaaaagaatacaaCTAGTTCTGTGATGCTCATATTCATaagaacaaaatatgaaaatagccAGAAATGTTTAATAGAATAAAGGTATACTGAGAAGGCACTAACTTTAGGTAGATTTTCAAACATATTaataaaccaaaaaattaaaacaatgtgacACTGGTGCATGAATTCCTAGAGAGAGCAGATAGTGAAACAGGATAGTGTACTCATCTATATCTGTCTTTCTCTACATCTTTGTATCAATCCTGAATGCTAAAGGTGAGATTCACTTGCACCTGAAGCAGCAGGAAAAATTTGGAGCTTCAAGAATAAATGCAGATATAACTTAGAGAAGCTGCACCCAATATCACAAGTGATTTTGTGGGGGAGCTCTTTCAGATTAAAtaagtaactttttattttgtgttttcattttttttaaacaagcaagAAAAGTCTAATCGAGAACTAAGAGTCAGATATACATGTAGAAATATTGCTCCCTACTCCCAGGCATGGGAATGGCCAACTCCTTACTTcagggagtggaggagagagaTATCAAGAGTGGCACAATTCTCTTAAGACACCTACCCCACCTTTCATTAAATATCCCCGACCCTAGATTTAGTGCAGGAGTCCTGAAAAACATTTCCACAGGGAAGTTCGGGTCCCAGACTTATGGGTATCCCCCTACCACCTTTGGAAGGACAAAAATGAGTAAAGCAAAGCTTCTTGCTTCAGAAATATTCAGTCTAATACAGTGTGTACCCCGCAACAtaatcatttcttcatttcagaAGGCTTAATTGCATAAAGTTCCTCAGGAAAGGGAtgatatttgtttgcttgtttttttaaggATAAGGCCAGTATTGGCTCAAACTTATATTTATTCTTCCCGAAGAGTACCTCCCAGGTTCGTAATCTTGATGTAGGAGAGTGCTGCACCAAGTTGCTTCTTTCTTCCCAACCTGTCCTAATTTGTgggtggaaggaagaaaagaaaagagaaaagaaaaaaaaacaaggaagctgCACTAGAGCCACTGCCCTCAGACATCAACTTCCATTTCTTCTCCACTGCTGCAGTCTGAAGAGTTactgctttcttcctcttctgcatCTTTCTTCCTGTTCTCTTCTGGTTCCATGGAGACATGACAGTTTACCCAACTAGTCTGTGATGAATCTGTTCTTGCAGGCTGGAGCCCTTGCCCATCCCCAAACCCTTCTTGCAGACCCTTTGCTAATGAGGACTGCGGATCTGCTTGTTTCAACCTGGTGTCCAGGCCTCCTGTTATGGCCATATTCTTACCCTTAGCATAGGTCGATTCTTTGTATGCAGCATAATTTTCAGGTGACAAAGTCTTGAGCCAGAGATCCAATTTCACCTTGTATTGCTTCTGCAGCTCCTCAGCTTGGCtcttcaaatgatccttctggCTCTGTGGGATGCGCTGCCAGCGTCTGCCAATCTCTACCATGCGCTCCCTCATTGACAAATGTTGCAGCTCCTTACTTGACCAGGAATCTTGGTGAAACTTGTGGTATCCATTCATGGGGGGTTTCTGAGGCTCTCCATGAAATTTTACCTTCTTGAAAAATTGATCCGTTTTTGGAAGAGACCTCACTTCTTCAACATTTTTCTGAACCTTCTTTTGCACTTTGATTTGAGTCCTCTTGGAGACACCAGATTTCTTGGACTTCTGGACAAAATCAGGGTGTTCTTCCCTGAATCGAGCAAGTTTTTCCTCAAATTCTTGCTTTTCCTTCTGGAAATCCTGAATATATTTCTGTTTCATCTGCTCTGGGAGTTCCTTGTATTTCTTTGACAGGATTTTGGTCAGTTCCTGGCTTCTCTTTCCAGGGTACATTTGGGAGTACTGGGGCCAACTCTCCTTGAAGAAGCGATTATAAGCAGTAAGGGGCCTCTTTGGAAAGTCTGGATGGTTCCTGCATTTCTGgcttttgttcatctttttaacACATTTCTTAGTTTCCAGGACTAATTCTTTAAAAGTGCTGAATTTTCTCAAGTTGCAAGAAATCTCTAACCATTT
Coding sequences within:
- the UBTFL1 gene encoding upstream-binding factor 1-like protein 1, which translates into the protein MALPRSQGHWSNTDLLRLLECMQNNLPSDDNSTFSSTQSHMDWGKVAFKNFSGEMCRLKWLEISCNLRKFSTFKELVLETKKCVKKMNKSQKCRNHPDFPKRPLTAYNRFFKESWPQYSQMYPGKRSQELTKILSKKYKELPEQMKQKYIQDFQKEKQEFEEKLARFREEHPDFVQKSKKSGVSKRTQIKVQKKVQKNVEEVRSLPKTDQFFKKVKFHGEPQKPPMNGYHKFHQDSWSSKELQHLSMRERMVEIGRRWQRIPQSQKDHLKSQAEELQKQYKVKLDLWLKTLSPENYAAYKESTYAKGKNMAITGGLDTRLKQADPQSSLAKGLQEGFGDGQGLQPARTDSSQTSWVNCHVSMEPEENRKKDAEEEESSNSSDCSSGEEMEVDV